One Polynucleobacter sp. SHI8 genomic window, ATTTGTCTAGCTAAAGTATGTTCCGTAGCAAGGGCCTCTGCAACCGTATTAACAGGTCCGACTGGTATTCCATTTTTGCGCAGTAATGGGATTAATTCTGAAGAGTGTATTTTTTTCAGTTCCAACCCGACCATCGTATCCACTTCTTCACGATTACCTATGCGCGCAGTATTAGTTTGATATTTTTCATTACTTGCCCACTCTGGATGACCTAAAATTTCCGCTAATTTAGCAAATTGGCCATCATTGCCAATTGCCAGTGCAATTAACTTATCCGCCGCATTAAAAGTTGTATAAGGAACAATTGTCGGATGACCATTACCAAAACGGCGTGCATCTTTACCGGTTGCTAAATGGCTTGAACCCACATTAGCTAATAAGGCAATCGAAGTGTCATATAAAGCGACTTCCACATGCTGACCGAGTCCGGTCCGATACCTTGCTAACAGAGCACCTTGAATGACGTTCGCAGCCATCATGCCAGTCGCAATATCAACGATCGCAACGCCATATTTACTGGGAACACCCTGCTCTTCACCACAAATACTCATCAAACCAGATTCAGCCTGCAATATAAAATCATATCCTGGTAATTGAGAAAGTGGTCCTTGCGTACCGTAACCGGTAATTGAACAACGCACCACTCTTGGGGCGTTTTTCTCAAACCATGCTTGATTAAATCCCCATTTTTCTAAAGTACCATTTTTAAAATTTTCTAGTACAACATCAAAATGAGGAATTAAAGTTGCAAGTAAGTCTTTTCCTTCTGGTTGGGAAAAGTCGATGGTAATTCCTCTTTTATTGCGATTACATCCCAAATAATAAGAAGATTCCCCTTCCAAAAATGGAGGACCCCATGCCCGAGTATCGTCACCGGACTTAGGGGATTCCACTTTAACAACCTCGGCGCCCATATCACCCAGAAGCATTCCACACCATGGACCAGCGAGAACGCGACTGAGATCAAGGACCTTAAAGCCGGTTAGAGCACCTTCCGAAGATTGACTTACTTCAGACATCTTAGAGATCACGCATGTCAGGTGGGGCATTCAAATTCTTATGAAAGCCATCCATATAATCCGCCAGAGCTGCTTTATTTTGCAGGCGGAATTTTTGGAAGTCTGGCTTACGATCTTCGAGGAACGCATTCATACCTTCTAAGCACTCTTCTGATCCCCAAACATAAGCTAACAATTCCATACCATGCTGCCATGATGCATACATTTGATCTGATTCGAAATTCAAACTCTTCTTTGTCATACGAATCGTTTGTGAACTATGACTCTTAATACTTTCACACCATGCAAGCGTCTCTTCCATGAGTTTTGCTTCAGGCACACATTTATTGATCAAACCAATTTTCTCAGCTTCTTTAGCATCAAAGCGCTTAGCCAAGAAAATCATTTCACGAGCAATACGTTCGCCAACAATTCTTGGTAAGTATTGAGTTGCTCCAACAGTTGGACATGCTCCTACTTTTGCACCTGTTTGACCTAACATAGATTTTTCAGAAGCAATCACTAAATCACACCATAAGGCGAGTTCATGACCACCACCGACGCACCAACCATTTACCATCGCAATCACAGGAATCGCAACACCACGAATGGCCATTGCAAGACCTAACATACGATCATTCCACATAGAACCGTTTGTGAATGTTAATCTCTTCATAGCGTAGAAGTCACCACCAGCTGAGAAGGCTTTATCTCCAGCGCCTTTAAACACGATACAGGCAATCGATGGGTCTTCACGAGTCAATTTAACGGCATCAATCATTTCGTCGAGTGTTTGCTCTCTGAATGCATTTAGGACGCGCGGACGATTAATCGTAATCCAAGCAACTTGATCTTTTACTTCAAAAATGATGTCTTTATAATTTTTTTGATTTTCCATAACAACTCCAATTAAATGATTTTAAATACTACCGAAACTACAACTTCAAAGTGACACACAACAAACTTCAATCATACACAAATTAATCTGGTTCAATTTGCAAGACGTCAAATGCTCCTTTAAGCCGGGCATTGTATTTACGACGCATTTCTTTCATTTCTTCATCGCTCCAGGTTCTAAAACCCTCTTTCGATTTCATGCCATATTTACCGTTGGCAATCAAATTCGCAATGACCGGTTGCAAACCAGTTACATTATATAAAGATGGCCAAATTTCAACGGAAGCTCCAGCCATACCTTCCCAACCACTGATCTCTTTTTGTGTCATCGGCCCAACCGCAGCATAGCGAAAACCAAAGCTATAACGCACCGCCGTATCAACGTCATCAGGCGTAGCAATACCAGCATCAACCAGTGATAAAGCCTCACGCATGAGCGCATGTTGAATACGATTAGCTAAAAAACCTGGGATATCTTTTCTGACCAACACCGGTTTTTTACCAGCGGCACGATACAACTCACAAACCTCTTCCCCCATCCTTGGGTCTGATTTTTCACCAAGCACAACTTCGACTAACGGCACAATGTGTGCTGGCATAAAGTAATGTGCATTGAACATGCGATTAGCGGTAGGTAAGTTTTCGGCAATTTTTGATATCGGAAATCCTGAACTATTGCTGCCAATTGGAATATGTGCAGGTACTCGTTGATCTAACTGGGCAAATAAGGCTTGCTTGAGAGCCATATCTTCTTTAATAGTTTCTAATACCCAAATCACGTCGGTCCAATCACTCCAATCATCAATTGATCCGAAAATTAAGGGAGTTTCTTGAGGATTCCAAGAAGGATTCATATCCTTCGTTAGTTGGACTATCTCATCTTCTTGGCTCTTGGCGCGATCTACATTTCGACCTAACAAAATGACGGCATGAGCACTGGCCAAAAAACCGGCGGCAATTCCGACAGCCATAATTCCTGTGCCCAATATGACAACTTTTTTCATCGGTCTCCTCCAACTCCAAAACCAACTTGTTCGTACAAGTAGTTTATGTATACTTTTAATTAATTGAATTTATTTAATTGTAACCAATAAATTACTTGATAATTTCAATATTATTATAAAGTGATTATTTTTTATTAAACCTGTTCGTACAAGTTAGGAGCCATACTCGTGTTTAATCCCTTTCAACAAGTAGAATTAATTAAAGCTGAACCATTCATGTCCATGCCAGCAAAGTTTCGTAATCCAAAACGAACTTCTTGGGCAGATCCAAACCGCCAAGGCGCTGAAATTGAGTGTTTTTTAGAAGGTCCGTCCTTTGACCGTGAAGGTAATTTATGGTTTGTAGATATTCCCTATGGCCGTATTTTTAGAATCTCAACTAAAGGTGAGTGGGAACTCATCACGCAATATGACGGATGGCCAAACGGCTTAAAGTTTCATAAAGACGGTAG contains:
- a CDS encoding enoyl-CoA hydratase-related protein is translated as MENQKNYKDIIFEVKDQVAWITINRPRVLNAFREQTLDEMIDAVKLTREDPSIACIVFKGAGDKAFSAGGDFYAMKRLTFTNGSMWNDRMLGLAMAIRGVAIPVIAMVNGWCVGGGHELALWCDLVIASEKSMLGQTGAKVGACPTVGATQYLPRIVGERIAREMIFLAKRFDAKEAEKIGLINKCVPEAKLMEETLAWCESIKSHSSQTIRMTKKSLNFESDQMYASWQHGMELLAYVWGSEECLEGMNAFLEDRKPDFQKFRLQNKAALADYMDGFHKNLNAPPDMRDL
- a CDS encoding CoA transferase, which codes for MPHLTCVISKMSEVSQSSEGALTGFKVLDLSRVLAGPWCGMLLGDMGAEVVKVESPKSGDDTRAWGPPFLEGESSYYLGCNRNKRGITIDFSQPEGKDLLATLIPHFDVVLENFKNGTLEKWGFNQAWFEKNAPRVVRCSITGYGTQGPLSQLPGYDFILQAESGLMSICGEEQGVPSKYGVAIVDIATGMMAANVIQGALLARYRTGLGQHVEVALYDTSIALLANVGSSHLATGKDARRFGNGHPTIVPYTTFNAADKLIALAIGNDGQFAKLAEILGHPEWASNEKYQTNTARIGNREEVDTMVGLELKKIHSSELIPLLRKNGIPVGPVNTVAEALATEHTLARQMILKHQHPSIGELKTLGTPLKMHQTPTAVRYPPPRLGEHTQEVLSEYLDEKRIEELRLRKVIA
- a CDS encoding 3-hydroxyacyl-CoA dehydrogenase NAD-binding domain-containing protein, producing MKKVVILGTGIMAVGIAAGFLASAHAVILLGRNVDRAKSQEDEIVQLTKDMNPSWNPQETPLIFGSIDDWSDWTDVIWVLETIKEDMALKQALFAQLDQRVPAHIPIGSNSSGFPISKIAENLPTANRMFNAHYFMPAHIVPLVEVVLGEKSDPRMGEEVCELYRAAGKKPVLVRKDIPGFLANRIQHALMREALSLVDAGIATPDDVDTAVRYSFGFRYAAVGPMTQKEISGWEGMAGASVEIWPSLYNVTGLQPVIANLIANGKYGMKSKEGFRTWSDEEMKEMRRKYNARLKGAFDVLQIEPD